In Haloarchaeobius litoreus, the following are encoded in one genomic region:
- a CDS encoding electron transfer flavoprotein subunit beta/FixA family protein: MEIAVLTKGVPDFREGQVSFDEDGHLERGKTPTVMNPNDKFALRAALQTKVRHGGNVTLCSMGPPGYDNILEEGMRDVYADDLVLVSDREFAAADTWATAITLTTALEHMETEPDVVFAGFKTADGETGHTGPQTCWGLDRPILTHVISLDIEPENDVVRAKRLVEGDVDEIETVEAPLPCVVVTDPEFEPTYRRAEHRLELKDLREQTKARAENYEDHLTMWNHEELNLDPDFVGLDGSPTIVSSVDPIPKAPSEREATMVTPDDEEGMEQVLEEMTPFAGGD; encoded by the coding sequence ATGGAGATAGCAGTACTCACAAAGGGAGTCCCCGACTTCAGAGAGGGTCAGGTGTCCTTCGACGAGGACGGCCACCTCGAACGCGGGAAGACCCCGACGGTGATGAACCCGAACGACAAGTTCGCGCTCCGTGCCGCACTCCAGACGAAGGTGCGCCACGGTGGGAACGTCACGCTCTGCAGCATGGGGCCGCCGGGCTACGACAACATCCTGGAGGAGGGGATGCGCGACGTCTACGCCGACGACCTCGTGCTGGTGTCCGACCGGGAGTTCGCCGCGGCGGACACCTGGGCGACGGCGATCACGCTGACCACCGCGCTGGAGCACATGGAGACGGAGCCCGACGTGGTGTTCGCGGGCTTCAAGACGGCCGACGGCGAGACGGGCCACACCGGCCCGCAGACGTGCTGGGGGCTGGACCGACCCATCCTCACGCACGTCATCTCGCTCGACATCGAGCCGGAGAACGACGTGGTGCGCGCGAAGCGCCTCGTCGAGGGCGACGTGGACGAGATCGAGACCGTCGAGGCACCGCTGCCCTGTGTCGTCGTCACGGACCCCGAGTTCGAGCCGACGTACCGCCGCGCGGAGCACCGCCTCGAGCTGAAGGACCTGCGCGAACAGACGAAGGCGCGAGCGGAGAACTACGAGGACCACCTCACGATGTGGAACCACGAGGAGCTGAACCTCGACCCGGACTTCGTCGGACTGGACGGCTCGCCGACCATCGTCTCGTCGGTCGACCCCATCCCGAAGGCACCCTCGGAGCGCGAGGCGACGATGGTGACGCCCGACGACGAGGAGGGGATGGAACAGGTGCTCGAGGAGATGACGCCGTTCGCGGGGGGTGACTGA